A single window of Nicotiana tomentosiformis chromosome 1, ASM39032v3, whole genome shotgun sequence DNA harbors:
- the LOC104121371 gene encoding 9-divinyl ether synthase, whose protein sequence is MSSPLVSSNNLPVREIPGDYGFPIISAIKDRYDYFYKQGEDVWFHSKAEKYKSTVVKINMAPGPFTSNDYKLVAFLDANSFVYMFDNSLIDKTDTLGGTFKPGKEYYGGYRPVAFVDTSDPNHTALKNYILTSFAKRHNLFIPLFRNSVSDHLFQNLEKQVSDQGKSDFNALLPNMTFGFIFRLLCDQTNPSDTVLGAQGPEHLRKWLFPQLIPSLSARKLPSFIEDLLFHNFLIPFGLVKNDYNKLVDAFSKNAGSMLDEAEKLGIKREEAVHNILFLVGINMFAGLNAFFPHLIRFVGEAGPTLHARLANEIRTIIKEEGGAVTLSAINKMSLVKSIVYETLRLRPPVPLQYGKAKKDFMVESHDASYMIKKGQFVVGYQPMASRDPKIFDKPDEFVPDRFMGEGEKMLKHVLWSNGRVTENPAPDNKQCAGKDLVHLLGRLMLVEFFLRYDTFTVEITPLFRAPNVAIKTLTKAT, encoded by the exons atgtCTTCCCCTTTAGTATCATCAAATAATCTTCCAGTACGTGAAATCCCAGGTGACTATGGTTTCCCTATTATCAGTGCCATTAAAGATCGATACGATTACTTTTACAAACAAGGTGAAGATGTTTGGTTTCATAGCAAAGCTGAAAAATACAAATCCACTGTTGTCAAAATCAACATGGCACCAGGCCCTTTCACCTCTAATGACTACAAATTGGTGGCATTTTTAGATGCCAACAGCTTTGTTTATATGTTTGATAATTCTCTCATAGACAAAACTGACACTCTAGGCGGCACATTCAAGCCTGGTAAAGAGTACTACGGTGGTTATCGTCCTGTTGCTTTTGTCGATACTTCTGACCCTAACCACACTGCTCTGAAAAACTACATTCTTACTTCATTCGCTAAGCGACATAACTTATTCATTCCCCTTTTCAGAAACTCAGTGTCTGATCACCTCTTTCAAAATCTTGAAAAACAGGTTTCTGATCAGGGGAAGTCAGATTTCAATGCACTTCTCCCGAATATGACGTTTGGTTTCATTTTTCGCTTGCTTTGTGACCAGACTAATCCATCTGATACAGTTCTTGGCGCTCAAGGACCAGAACATCTTCGCAAATGGCTTTTTCCTCAGCTCATTCCATCATTGAGCGCGAGAAAACTTCCTAGCTTTATAGAAGATTTGCTCTTCCATAATTTCCTGATACCATTTGGTCTCGTGAAAAATGATTACAATAAGCTTGTTGATGCATTTAGCAAGAATGCAGGGTCCATGTTAGATGAAGCTGAGAAACTTGGGATCAAAAGAGAGGAAGCTGTACATAACATACTTTTTCTCGTAGGAATCAACATGTTTGCCGGCTTAAATGCATTCTTCCCTCATCTCATCAG GTTTGTGGGCGAAGCAGGGCCTACTCTACACGCTCGACTTGCCAATGAAATCAGGACAATTATTAAGGAAGAAGGAGGGGCAGTCACATTATCAGCAATCAACAAGATGAGTTTGGTCAAGTCCATAGTTTATGAAACGTTGAGGCTACGTCCGCCCGTGCCATTACAGTACGGTAAGGCCAAAAAAGATTTCATGGTCGAGAGCCATGATGCATCTTACATGATCAAGAAAGGGCAGTTCGTCGTTGGATATCAGCCCATGGCTAGTAGGGATCCCAAGATTTTCGACAAACCCGACGAGTTTGTCCCTGATAGGTTCATGGGTGAAGGAGAGAAAATGCTCAAACATGTTCTTTGGTCTAATGGAAGGGTAACAGAGAATCCTGCACCAGATAATAAGCAATGTGCAGGAAAAGACTTGGTGCATTTGTTGGGCAGGCTAATGTTGGTGGAGTTTTTCTTGAGATATGACACTTTCACTGTGGAAATCACTCCCCTCTTTCGCGCACCAAATGTTGCAATCAAGACATTAACTAAAGCAACTTGA
- the LOC104121374 gene encoding uncharacterized protein, which yields MTWVLDVEIHFNAMSLGDAIKDKNKASTQDCARALIFLRHHLDERLKIEYLTVKDPLILWNVLKERYDNLKLATLPQSLYDWVHLRFQDFKSVSKYNSAMFIITSKLKFYGDTITDYDMLEKIFTTFHASNMVLQQQYQEKGFKKYSELIYLLIVAERNNDLLMRNYENRSTGSTPLPEMSEVYSHYSKRGKGRGPARGHGRGQGRNFSGVNHPPKKNNHQKWKGPRANGSETEYYRCGGKGHWANICCIPKYLVELYQVSLKNKAPEANFVYENEFDITHLDVADLFEHPDGKINHSIGDGSVVKDD from the coding sequence ATGACATGGGTGTTGGATGTTGAAATCCATTTTAATGCAATGAGTCTTGGAGACGCtattaaagacaaaaataaagcatctacccaagactgtgctagggccttgattttcttgcgccatcaccttgatgaaaggttgaaaatagaatatctcacaGTCAAAGATCCACTTATTTTGTGGAATGtcttaaaggaaagatatgacaacttaaagttggCCACTCTTCCACAATCACTATATGATTGGGTTCATCTGAGGTTCCAAGACTTTAAGTCTGTTTCTAAATATAATTCTGCGATGTTCAtaattacttctaaattgaaatTCTATGGAGATACTATCACtgactatgatatgcttgaaaaaatattcacaacgtttcatgcctccaatatggtcttgcaacagcagtaccaagagaaaggtttcaagaagtaTTCTGAATTGATTTATCTTCTCATTGTGGCTGAACGAAATAATGACTTGCTCATGAGAAATTACGAAAATCGATCCACTGGGTCTACACCATTGCCTGAAATGAGTGAGGTGTATTCCCATTATTCTAAGCGTGGAAAAGGCCGTGGCCCTGCTCGTGGTCATGGACGTGGCCAAGGAAGAAATTTTTCTGGTGTTAATCACCccccaaagaaaaataaccaccaaaagtgGAAAGGGCCAAGGGCAAATGGTTCAGAAACTGAATATTATCGTTGCGGTGGAAAAGGGCATTGGGCAAATATTTGTTGCATACCAAAAtatttggttgagctttatcaagtaTCTCTAAAGAATAAAGCCCCTGAAGCTAATTTTGTCTATGAAAATGAATTTGACATCACCCACTTAGATGTGGCAGATTTATTTGAGCACCCTGATGGAAAAATAAACCACTCGATCGGTGATGGATCTGTGGTTAAAGATGATTGA